From a region of the Roseivirga sp. 4D4 genome:
- a CDS encoding rhomboid family intramembrane serine protease: MNSILEDFKLAFKTGNVLNQIIVINVVVFLFMGVLSVLLTLSGQEVLYAQLSHYLTLPADPGALLYRPWSIITYFFFHQGLLHILFNMLWMYWFGKIIAEYLGQNKLLGFYVWGGIGGGLFYMLIYNLLPYFQEAVPYSSLLGASAGVTAIVVGAATFQPNFAVNLILLGPVKLKYIAFFSVFVSFIQSTGSNAGGEIAHLGGALVGYVGMTQLQKGNDWSKPIVNFIIWVKSLFKPQPKIKVSYKKETSSRPKSRTARKSSVKTDSKKETSQAEIDAILDKISDKGYDALSKEEKQKLFNASKD, translated from the coding sequence ATGAATAGTATTCTAGAAGATTTTAAGTTGGCTTTTAAGACGGGAAATGTCTTAAATCAGATCATTGTCATTAATGTGGTGGTGTTTCTGTTTATGGGGGTATTGTCTGTTTTATTGACACTCTCTGGGCAGGAAGTGCTTTACGCTCAGCTGAGTCATTACCTGACCTTACCTGCAGACCCTGGTGCATTGTTGTATCGACCCTGGTCAATCATTACCTACTTCTTTTTTCATCAAGGACTTTTACACATCCTTTTCAATATGCTGTGGATGTATTGGTTCGGGAAGATAATCGCTGAGTATTTGGGTCAGAATAAGCTATTAGGCTTCTATGTTTGGGGTGGTATAGGAGGTGGTCTCTTCTACATGCTCATATATAACTTATTGCCCTACTTTCAGGAGGCTGTTCCATACTCGAGTCTACTTGGTGCTTCGGCTGGTGTGACGGCTATTGTTGTAGGCGCTGCAACGTTTCAGCCAAACTTTGCTGTGAACCTCATCTTATTGGGTCCTGTGAAGCTAAAGTATATTGCTTTTTTTAGTGTTTTCGTTTCATTCATACAGTCAACAGGTTCAAATGCCGGGGGAGAGATTGCTCATTTAGGGGGTGCTTTGGTCGGTTATGTTGGAATGACGCAATTGCAAAAAGGCAATGATTGGAGTAAGCCCATTGTGAACTTTATCATTTGGGTCAAAAGCTTATTTAAACCTCAACCAAAGATTAAAGTCTCCTATAAAAAGGAAACAAGCTCGAGGCCGAAGTCGAGAACTGCCAGAAAATCTAGTGTTAAAACGGACAGCAAGAAGGAAACGAGTCAGGCTGAGATTGATGCCATCCTAGATAAGATTTCAGATAAAGGCTATGATGCTTTGAGCAAAGAAGAGAAGCAAAAGCTCTTTAATGCGAGTAAAGACTAG
- the mutL gene encoding DNA mismatch repair endonuclease MutL gives MPDIIKLLPDNIANQIAAGEVVQRPASVVKELLENAIDAGATDIQLIVKDSGKSLIQVVDNGLGMSDIDARMCFERHATSKIRTAEDLFAIKTMGFRGEAMASIAAVGQVELKSKREEDELGVMIQIEASEVKKQEPIATPKGTSTCVKNLFFNVPARRNFLKSNAVEMRHIVDEFQRVALANSEIAMSLYQNDMEVYKLSGGKLSKRVVGIFGKKYQDQMASCEEETDLLRVYGYVGKPEFAKKTRGEQFFFVNDRFIKSNYLNHAVMTAFESLLPDSTYPFYTLFIEIDPKHIDINVHPTKTEIKFDDERTVYAIVKAAVRQALGTHNIVPALDFNQDVNFASFQSAPPKERTSTADRDYAQFKTFEKKQDAGQWEKLYEGLKQDISQEEQANAQMEIHPESQSTITLGSAANSPDAVAHTPREHKAYFQIHQQYIATHVKSGLMLIAQQEAHERILYEKFLLQLQQRSGASQQSLFPQTLELNPADFSLVNDIKEELNAIGFEFSDFGNHAIVINGVPADLKTGNEKVLFEGFIEQFKQNKSELSISNDENIARAIAKRSSIKRGNELTQAEMSSLIDQLFACKTPNYSPSGLKTTFILELEKIAQFFN, from the coding sequence ATGCCCGATATCATAAAGTTATTACCTGATAACATTGCTAATCAGATAGCTGCTGGTGAAGTAGTACAGCGTCCTGCCTCTGTGGTCAAGGAGCTGTTGGAGAATGCAATTGATGCAGGGGCTACAGATATCCAACTCATTGTAAAAGATTCTGGAAAGTCATTGATCCAAGTGGTGGACAATGGCCTGGGTATGTCTGACATCGATGCGCGTATGTGTTTTGAGAGGCATGCTACTTCTAAAATCAGAACGGCTGAAGACCTTTTTGCCATAAAAACCATGGGGTTTAGGGGTGAAGCTATGGCTTCTATTGCAGCTGTAGGTCAGGTAGAATTAAAGTCGAAAAGGGAAGAGGATGAATTGGGTGTCATGATCCAAATAGAGGCCTCAGAAGTAAAAAAACAAGAGCCGATCGCCACGCCAAAAGGAACCTCTACCTGCGTCAAGAATCTATTTTTCAATGTTCCTGCTAGAAGAAACTTCTTAAAGTCGAATGCAGTGGAAATGCGCCATATCGTGGATGAATTCCAACGTGTGGCCTTGGCTAACTCAGAAATCGCCATGTCACTGTATCAAAATGACATGGAGGTTTACAAGCTTTCCGGGGGGAAACTCAGCAAGCGCGTGGTTGGTATTTTTGGAAAGAAGTATCAAGACCAGATGGCTTCTTGTGAAGAAGAAACTGACCTGCTCCGAGTTTATGGTTATGTAGGAAAGCCAGAATTTGCTAAAAAGACACGCGGAGAACAATTCTTCTTTGTCAATGATCGCTTTATCAAGAGTAACTATTTGAACCATGCGGTAATGACGGCCTTTGAAAGTCTGTTACCCGATTCAACTTATCCTTTCTATACGCTCTTTATAGAAATTGATCCAAAGCATATTGACATCAATGTGCACCCGACCAAGACGGAAATTAAGTTTGATGATGAACGGACCGTTTATGCCATTGTGAAAGCAGCGGTCAGACAGGCATTAGGTACCCATAATATCGTTCCTGCATTGGATTTCAACCAAGACGTGAACTTTGCTTCTTTCCAATCGGCCCCACCTAAAGAAAGAACCAGCACTGCTGATCGAGATTATGCGCAGTTCAAAACCTTTGAAAAGAAACAGGATGCAGGGCAGTGGGAGAAGCTTTACGAAGGCTTGAAGCAAGACATTTCACAAGAAGAGCAGGCTAATGCCCAAATGGAGATTCATCCTGAGTCACAGAGTACGATTACCTTAGGCAGTGCTGCTAATTCCCCCGATGCTGTGGCACACACCCCTCGTGAACACAAAGCCTATTTTCAAATACACCAACAATATATCGCTACTCATGTGAAGTCTGGATTGATGCTGATCGCACAGCAAGAGGCACATGAAAGGATCCTATATGAAAAATTTCTGCTCCAGTTGCAACAGCGATCGGGGGCTTCACAACAGTCTTTATTCCCCCAAACTTTGGAATTGAATCCAGCAGACTTTTCGCTTGTGAATGATATTAAGGAAGAATTGAATGCGATCGGCTTCGAATTTTCTGATTTCGGAAATCATGCGATTGTGATCAATGGCGTGCCTGCGGACTTAAAAACTGGAAATGAAAAGGTGCTTTTTGAGGGCTTTATTGAGCAATTCAAACAAAACAAGTCTGAGTTAAGTATTTCTAATGATGAGAATATCGCGCGAGCCATTGCGAAAAGATCTTCAATAAAAAGGGGGAATGAGTTAACCCAAGCGGAGATGTCATCGTTAATTGATCAACTCTTTGCATGCAAAACACCAAATTATTCGCCAAGCGGTCTCAAAACGACCTTTATTCTCGAATTGGAAAAGATAGCCCAGTTTTTTAATTAG
- a CDS encoding glycoside hydrolase family 3 N-terminal domain-containing protein, with the protein MMKKVTVMVLMFLIGIGASKAQKIYQKADTLAQSEWVDSVFNALTPEQRIGQLFMVAAYSNRDEKHYKEIDKLITEYNIGGLIFFQGGPYRQAALNNRYQSKAKVPLAIAMDAEWGIGMRLDSVLDFPKQMTLGAIQDNKWIYEMGKEVANQFHALNMHINFAPVVDVNVNPNNPVIGYRSFGEDKFSVSEKGIAYMKGMQDHGIMANAKHFPGHGDTDADSHYALPVIKHSVDRMSKTELYPFKQLMKDSLMSMMVAHLQVPAYDDRENMPTTLSDKVVTDLLKKELEFDGLVFTDAMNMQGVAKYYDPGEADVKALQAGNDIILFPLDVPKAIKQVKKALKKDRLDQASIDKRVKKVLRAKYWFGLDKPRMINTTNLTKRINNDYARLLNRILYQKAITVVDNKDQLLPIIDLADRSFKSISLGEGDPSEFRRMLDKYAKFDHLVNDSLNIESLGQNDLLVVSYHGITNSPKNQHGVKDEDIALIKSLQERTNVIVVAFGNAYSLQYFNGVKNIICTYEDNTITQNLAPQIIFGAIKAEGKLPISAGEEFKAGVGIETLVTSRLSYGLPSEVGMSIDSLRKIDEIIEEAIRQKATPGAQVIVARKGKVVYQKNFGHQTYAEKKPINDHTIYDVASITKVAATTQVIMKLYEEKKLDINKTVGYYLKDLSGTNKDSLLIRDVLTHQAGLKPYIPFWEKTVDKGTLKAEYFTDASGPNHDFRFQENDLPPSLADSIWQWTIDSDLRDLPEKKKRYDYLYSDLGYTLMYHVISEIIQEPVEEYIQREFYGPLGLSRTMYLPLEKGYGKDIAPSEVDDYFRNTIVCGSVHDQNATLMGGIAGHAGLFSNANDLAILMQMNMQMGEYAEKKYFQNWTIPIFTSAQYMENRRGLGWDKPITGTDEGPTSKYSSASTFGHTGFTGAAVWADPAEELVFVFLCNRTYPESDNFKLLEENVRTRIHDLLYESIFEPKAD; encoded by the coding sequence ATGATGAAAAAAGTTACCGTGATGGTGTTGATGTTTCTGATAGGAATTGGTGCTTCAAAAGCCCAAAAAATCTATCAGAAAGCAGATACACTAGCACAAAGTGAATGGGTTGATAGTGTATTCAATGCTTTAACTCCTGAACAACGTATCGGTCAGCTTTTTATGGTGGCAGCCTACTCCAACAGAGATGAGAAACACTACAAAGAAATTGATAAGCTCATCACGGAATACAATATTGGTGGGCTGATCTTCTTCCAGGGTGGCCCATACCGTCAGGCAGCACTGAACAATCGTTATCAGTCTAAAGCAAAAGTACCACTAGCCATTGCCATGGATGCAGAATGGGGCATTGGCATGAGACTCGATAGTGTGCTCGACTTTCCAAAGCAAATGACCTTAGGCGCCATTCAAGACAATAAATGGATCTATGAAATGGGCAAGGAAGTGGCCAATCAATTCCATGCCCTGAATATGCACATCAACTTTGCTCCGGTGGTGGATGTCAATGTCAACCCAAATAATCCAGTCATTGGATATCGATCTTTTGGAGAGGATAAATTCTCAGTTTCTGAAAAAGGCATTGCCTATATGAAGGGGATGCAGGATCATGGTATTATGGCCAATGCCAAGCATTTCCCTGGGCATGGCGATACAGATGCAGATTCGCATTATGCCCTGCCGGTAATTAAGCACTCGGTTGATCGCATGTCGAAAACAGAACTATATCCTTTTAAACAACTGATGAAGGACAGCCTCATGAGTATGATGGTGGCTCATCTACAGGTGCCTGCCTATGATGATAGAGAAAATATGCCGACCACCCTATCCGATAAAGTGGTCACAGATTTATTGAAAAAAGAACTGGAATTCGATGGTCTCGTCTTTACCGATGCCATGAACATGCAAGGGGTAGCCAAGTATTATGATCCGGGAGAAGCGGACGTAAAAGCACTACAAGCCGGTAATGACATCATCCTTTTTCCACTAGACGTGCCGAAAGCCATCAAGCAGGTGAAAAAGGCATTGAAAAAAGATCGCTTAGATCAGGCTTCCATAGATAAGCGTGTGAAAAAGGTGCTCAGGGCCAAATATTGGTTTGGTTTAGACAAACCACGAATGATCAATACCACTAACCTAACCAAAAGGATAAATAATGACTATGCCCGGTTACTCAACAGAATCCTTTATCAAAAAGCGATCACTGTGGTTGACAATAAGGATCAATTGCTTCCGATCATTGATTTAGCTGATCGATCTTTCAAATCAATAAGCTTAGGGGAAGGTGATCCGTCAGAATTCAGAAGGATGCTGGATAAATATGCCAAGTTTGACCACCTCGTCAATGATTCACTCAATATTGAATCTTTAGGACAAAACGACCTGCTAGTGGTTTCGTATCATGGGATTACCAACTCCCCAAAAAATCAACATGGAGTTAAGGATGAAGACATTGCTCTAATCAAATCCCTTCAGGAAAGAACCAATGTAATAGTCGTTGCTTTCGGCAATGCTTATAGCCTTCAATATTTCAATGGGGTCAAGAACATTATTTGTACCTATGAGGATAACACCATCACGCAAAACCTTGCGCCACAAATCATCTTTGGGGCTATAAAAGCTGAGGGGAAACTTCCTATTTCGGCAGGCGAAGAGTTCAAAGCCGGTGTTGGCATTGAGACGCTCGTCACTTCCAGATTAAGCTATGGATTACCATCAGAAGTAGGCATGAGTATTGACTCGCTTAGGAAGATCGATGAAATCATTGAAGAGGCGATTCGACAAAAAGCTACTCCGGGAGCGCAAGTCATTGTTGCACGAAAAGGTAAGGTGGTCTACCAAAAGAACTTTGGCCATCAAACCTATGCAGAAAAAAAGCCTATTAATGATCATACCATTTACGATGTGGCCTCCATCACCAAAGTAGCTGCAACCACCCAGGTGATTATGAAGCTCTATGAAGAGAAAAAGCTCGATATCAATAAAACTGTTGGCTATTATTTGAAAGACCTCAGCGGAACAAACAAGGATTCTCTCTTAATAAGAGACGTGCTAACACATCAAGCGGGTTTAAAGCCTTATATCCCCTTTTGGGAGAAGACTGTAGACAAAGGCACCTTGAAAGCGGAGTATTTCACAGATGCTTCTGGTCCTAATCATGATTTTCGATTTCAGGAGAATGATTTACCGCCTTCCCTTGCGGATTCCATATGGCAGTGGACCATAGATTCTGATTTGAGGGATTTACCCGAAAAGAAAAAACGGTATGACTACCTCTATTCAGACCTGGGCTATACACTGATGTATCATGTCATTTCTGAAATCATCCAAGAACCTGTTGAGGAATACATTCAGCGAGAGTTCTATGGTCCACTTGGTTTAAGCAGAACCATGTACTTGCCCTTAGAAAAGGGATATGGAAAGGATATAGCACCCTCTGAGGTTGATGACTACTTTAGAAACACAATTGTCTGCGGTAGCGTGCACGATCAAAATGCAACTTTAATGGGAGGTATAGCAGGCCATGCGGGCCTTTTCAGCAATGCAAACGACTTGGCTATCCTTATGCAGATGAACATGCAAATGGGAGAATATGCCGAAAAGAAATACTTCCAAAATTGGACCATCCCAATCTTCACCAGCGCACAGTATATGGAAAACCGAAGGGGTCTTGGTTGGGACAAACCGATTACCGGAACGGATGAAGGTCCCACCAGTAAGTATTCTTCCGCAAGCACCTTCGGTCACACGGGTTTCACTGGTGCTGCCGTTTGGGCTGACCCAGCTGAAGAGTTGGTTTTTGTATTTCTATGCAACCGCACTTATCCCGAAAGCGACAACTTCAAATTGCTTGAAGAAAATGTCCGAACCAGGATCCATGATTTGTTATACGAATCTATTTTTGAACCTAAAGCCGATTAA
- a CDS encoding rhomboid family intramembrane serine protease has product MFGRLTPLVKQLLFINIGIAVVQMLMKLDLGEYFGLYFILSDDFKPYQFITYMFLHSTQSIMHLFGNMFALFIFGPLLEQFLGQKKFLILYMVTGIGAGIFYTTVNYLEVVSIRNSVQSYVDNPSSQDFNQLIVDHNVYKPEFIYNFVDRYSRNENDPRLIEESKELARGLYRYFGDYNMVGASGAVFGILAAFALFFPNTELFLLFLPFPIKAKYLVGFYILYELYAEFQRAPGDNVAHLAHIGGALIAYFLVRLWKKDRHKFY; this is encoded by the coding sequence ATGTTCGGAAGACTCACGCCCCTAGTAAAACAGCTCCTTTTTATCAACATCGGTATTGCCGTAGTTCAAATGCTGATGAAATTGGATCTAGGGGAGTATTTCGGTTTGTACTTCATTCTCTCAGATGACTTCAAACCTTATCAGTTCATTACTTACATGTTCTTGCATAGCACCCAAAGTATTATGCACCTCTTTGGGAATATGTTCGCTCTATTCATTTTTGGGCCGTTGCTCGAGCAATTCCTTGGTCAGAAGAAGTTCTTAATCCTTTACATGGTCACCGGTATTGGTGCCGGGATTTTCTATACGACAGTAAATTATCTGGAAGTGGTTTCAATTCGAAACTCGGTTCAGTCGTACGTTGATAACCCAAGCTCTCAAGACTTCAATCAGTTGATTGTAGACCATAATGTTTATAAGCCTGAGTTCATTTACAATTTTGTAGATCGCTATTCACGTAATGAAAATGATCCACGGTTGATAGAAGAGTCTAAGGAATTGGCCAGAGGCTTGTACAGATATTTTGGTGATTACAATATGGTAGGTGCTTCCGGAGCTGTCTTTGGAATTCTTGCCGCATTTGCCCTTTTCTTCCCTAATACAGAACTATTCTTACTCTTTTTGCCTTTCCCAATTAAGGCGAAGTACCTGGTAGGTTTTTACATACTCTATGAACTCTATGCTGAATTTCAGCGGGCACCTGGAGATAATGTAGCCCACCTTGCCCATATTGGAGGGGCGCTGATTGCCTATTTCTTAGTAAGGTTGTGGAAAAAGGATCGTCATAAGTTCTATTAA